In Candidatus Polarisedimenticolaceae bacterium, the genomic window GAGCGTTGGGCCATCCTGTCGTCATGAGCCGGGCCGGTGCGGTGCTGTACGCCAAGGATGTCGATCGCGTGGCGTCGTTCTACGCGGGCGTCGCCGGTCTGAGCCTCCGCGCGGAGGCGGGGCACGCCGAGCTCCACGCGCCCGGCTTCCGCCTCGTGGTCGTGAAGATCCCGGACGCGATCGCGCGCACGATCTCGATCGCGAGCCCGCCGGCTCCTCGCGAGAGCACGCCGATCAAGCTCGTCTTCCCCGTGGCGAGTCTCGACGAGGCGCGCGCCGCCGCATCGCGGCTCGGCGGCGCCATGAACGCCGCGGAGAAGGAGTGGCGCGACGAAGGGTGCCGGGTGTGCGACGGTCACGATCCCGAGGGGAACCTGTTCCAGCTCCACGAGATCGGCCGCGCATGAGCGCGCCCACGCGCCTCGGCCTGATCTCCGACACGCACGGCCTCCTCCGCCCGGAGGCGCTCGAGCTGTTGCGAGGGGTCGATCACATCGTGCACGCGGGCGACGTCGGCGATCCCACGATCCTCGAGGCGCTCGGCGTCATCGCCCCGGTGACGGCGGTGCGCGGCAACGTCGATCGCGAGCGCTGGGCCGAAGCGCTCCCGGAGACCGAGATGATCGAGCTCGGCGGTCTCACCGTCTACGTCCTCCACGACCTCGGGCGGCTCACCATCGATCCCGGCGCCGCGGGAGTCGGCCTCGTCGTCTCCGGCCACTCGCACAAGCCGCTCATCGAGCAGAGGCGCGGCGTCCTCTACGTCAACCCCGGAAGCGCGGGGCCGCGGCGCTTCAAGCTGCCGATCACGCTCGGAGAGGTCGTCATCACGCGCGGCGCGCCCTCGGCGCGGCTCGTCGAGCTGTGCGCATGAAGCCCGCGGCAAAGGTCGCGCTCATCGCGGGCGGCTACGTCGCGGCGTGGCTCGCCGCGAAAGCGGTCGTCGCGATCCACGGCGCCGGCCGTCACGGCGCTGAAGCGATGAACGTGTTCGGCGACAGCCTCTACTTCCTGGCGGCGTTCGGGCTCGTCGCGCTGATCCCCACCGCCGTCGCGCTGATCTCCCTCCGCCCGTATCCGAGATTCTGGCTCGGGCTCACGATCACCGGCGTCACGCTCGCGACGAGCGGCCTCCTCGCGGTGACGGCGTTCCTCCTCGCGCGCGGCGGCCGCATGGGACCGTTCATGCAAACGGCGGCCGGCCTCTCCGTGATCCGGATCCTCGCAGCACCGCTCGTCACGCTGCTCCTTCTCGTCGCCGGCGTCACCGCTCCCACGCGCGGGTGGCGGATCGCGCTCCTCGTCTCCGCTGCGGTCGAGTGCGTGGGGTTCGCCTGCGTCGCCACGGTCTGGTCGCTCGGCTTGAGGTTCTAGTTGGACGAGCGCGTCGTGCTCCGGACGTTCCTCACGCGCGTCGAAGCGGAAGCGGCACGCGCGCTCCTCGCGGGCAGCGGCGTCGAAGCGTTCACGACCGGCGACGATTGCGGTGCCGTCGATCCCGCCCTCTCGTTCGGTCGCGGCGTCCAGCTCCTCGTCGCGCGCGACGACGAGGCCGCCGCCGAGGAAGTCCTGGCGGCGGAGCTTCCGAAGGACGACGAGGCGGACCTGGCCAGCTTGGCGGAGCACCTGATGCTCCCGATGTCGGAGCGGTACTCGGCGCCCGCGCTGCGCTCGCTCTTCGAAGCGCGACGCCTCGCGTTCGTCCACGGCGCGAGCACGATCGGCACGACCCACCTGCTCGCGGCGATCCTCCGCCACCACGATTGGGGCACGACGAGGCTGC contains:
- a CDS encoding VOC family protein, producing MSRAGAVLYAKDVDRVASFYAGVAGLSLRAEAGHAELHAPGFRLVVVKIPDAIARTISIASPPAPRESTPIKLVFPVASLDEARAAASRLGGAMNAAEKEWRDEGCRVCDGHDPEGNLFQLHEIGRA
- a CDS encoding metallophosphoesterase family protein — translated: MSAPTRLGLISDTHGLLRPEALELLRGVDHIVHAGDVGDPTILEALGVIAPVTAVRGNVDRERWAEALPETEMIELGGLTVYVLHDLGRLTIDPGAAGVGLVVSGHSHKPLIEQRRGVLYVNPGSAGPRRFKLPITLGEVVITRGAPSARLVELCA
- a CDS encoding Clp protease N-terminal domain-containing protein, translated to MDERVVLRTFLTRVEAEAARALLAGSGVEAFTTGDDCGAVDPALSFGRGVQLLVARDDEAAAEEVLAAELPKDDEADLASLAEHLMLPMSERYSAPALRSLFEARRLAFVHGASTIGTTHLLAAILRHHDWGTTRLLTKAGVDVGALRRSLGGPPAAEPQEKREIPFDDAVKKVLALAGEAAGTPGEATIQSAHLLQGLLLVEQESGGGPLIAHGATLDALRSK